The following is a genomic window from Sporosarcina jeotgali.
TCCTTGGAAAAACGATTGGATAGATTTATTTTCAAAACCCTTATGGTTTTCTATCCATTGTGGCAATTGGTCAGCTGCTTTTTCTTTGATCAATGATCGAAATGAATGAATTAGCTTACTTAATTCTTTTATCAAAGGGAATGTTGACAGAAAGTCAGGATGGAAGCTTTGTAGTTCTTCAAGAACGTCTTCATTATCAGGATTCCATAATAACCGTAAGGTCTTTTGCCGAAAAGACAGACCTGGGGTTTCCAATTTAGCAGAGCGATTACGTGCGCTCGTAATCATTCCAGTCAATGTATCCAGGGATCCAGTATACCCTTGAGATCGGCATGTCTCCTCAATTTGGTCGGAACTCATTTTATCTTTCACCAGTGAAGAAACCAAGGGATAGTAGGCGGTATCCGGCGAAGCACGTTCCTCATAAGGAGGCACTGTCTGATTTAAGTCGGAGTAGACGGTGTTCCTTACAACGCCGAGTTTCCGTGCGATAGTTGCGACACGATATCCCTCTGAAAATAACTGCTGGGATTGTTGAATACGCTGCCATCTTTCTTCAGACCGGTTCCATGGAACCGAATCAGACTCTTGGGCTAAAGTCGTTTCAACTTTTTTATCCTCGGTTATAGAAGATGCGTTCCACTTCCTAGGGATACACGAATAAATGGCTTTTTTTGACGCTTCGAACAGCTGATGAAGTACATGCCAGCGATCAGCCACCTGCTGAATAGTAGGCGAAGCATCATGAACTGCCTTGGCATACCCTCTTGATCCGTCCCGAGTAATAAGACAGATTTCCGGATGGCCTAAAAGCCACTTCGTGACTTCCGCTGAATCTCTTGTCGGTATCAACCCTAGCGGCTTGTTTGTCTCCAAATCAATAAAAATCGTTCCATAAGATAGACGCTTCTTGAACGCGAAGTCATCAATTCCTACAAAAGGGAGAGCCCTCAGGCTTCTCTGGGGTAAATGATTTGTTTTTTATGGATCGTAAAATCGTGTCATGACTGACTGGAATGTGAAGAGAGCGGCAGATCTTTTCCGCAGCCAGGCAACTCGTCGAAAATCCGATGGTCTCAATCACTCTTTCTAATCGTTCTGTTCTTCTGTGATAAGGTTGTAGCCATGAGATTCGCTCAGTGAAAACCCGTGCGTCACACTCGGTATTTTCGCAGAACCACTTACTTGTAATCACCTGGATTTCGACCGGAGTGTCTGCATTAGCTAAATCTTTCACCAATCGAGTGTATCGGCTATGGCGACGATGGGAAGTTTCCTGGCACTTTGGGCATTTGGAAGAACTAGAACGAAGTTCAATAATAAGAAAAATCACATCATCTGTCTGTTTGAAATACAAGAGTTGATCTTTTTCTATGAACGGAAGTGTTAAATTCGTTAGCAATTCCATAGGGAGCCACCCTTTCGTTTTTTCTAAAACTATACCCAGAAAATGACGAAACAAATCCTCCCCAAACCACCGTAAGAACCGGGTTTATGATCACTTCCCCGGCTTTATGAGCGCTTTCGCGGGTTTATGATCACTTCCCCGGCTTTATGAGCGCTTTCGCGGGTTTATGATCACTTCCCTGGCTTTATGAGCGCTTTCGCGGGTTTATGATCATTCCCCTGGTTTTATGAGCGCTTTCGCGGGTTTATGATCATTCCCCTGGTTATATGAGCATTGTTCACTCATAAGAATACCCTCCCCCAAACATTCCCCACAGACAAAACGAAGCCCATGCTCAAAATTGAGCATGGGCATCTGATCATTATTCATTCATTTTCGTTTCAGTATACTCTGTGATACCGTTGTAATAACGGTTTAAAGATGACGGGGATACACCGAATTCATCAGCAATCGCCTTCACTGTAAAGTCGAGAGTTTCAAACAATCCCTTTTCTTGTCCGTAACGGATGGCGCCAGCTGCAATGGCGACATCTTTGCGAGCGTTCGGTTGTTCTTCGACTAAATAGTCTTCAATTAACTCCAAGAGTTCATCCGATTTACGAGCATGTGCTTCTAGGAATGAGGCAATTCTTGCTAGGACGCCTTGTTCGAAATCTGTGAACTCTTCTCCTTTATATCCATTTTCCGCTAACTGTTCCCACAAATTCACTGAATGATTCTTCATGTATGTTTCTGTATCTTGATCCACATTGGTAAACGCTGTTACAAATTCATCAAATACAGAACTTTGGTCGACTGGGAAGAAGATAAGCGTTGAGACGGCGAGAACTCCATCCACACCGTCCGGTAACGTGAAACACCAGAGATGAACATCTTCTGGTACTGGCTTATCTGACTCTCTGCGCAACAAGACCGTCCGGTTATTCAGCCGGTCGTAAACGGTTAAGTAGGATTCTTCCGTCTTAACCACTTGTCCTAGTAAAGTTTGTGGCACTGTCCAGCTCTCAAGAACTTTAATAACGGATGGACGAACCGCTTTCTTCAATTGCTTTCGCGCAAAACCTTCCCAGATATCCGTCCGATTATGGAAGAAGAATTCATCTAATGCTATCGCTTCAATCATTTCTTCTGAATACGCTGCAGAAAGTGGAAGTTTCCATTGGATGGCGAATTCACGATAATCCCCAAAGTCTTTTTGCTTTGGATATTCATCATAAAACGACTGCAGAGTGCGTTCCAATTCTTCCGCTTGAACGATTTCTACAGTGAGCTCTTCTTTACCTGCACAACATTTCTTATATTTCTTTCCGCTGCCGCATGGGCACGGATCATTTCTACCGATCATCTTCAACACCTGCTTCTTTCTAAGCTGTTGTCCAGTTTACCACTTTTTTGTGCTGCATGGAAGTTTGCCTACATGTGATGATTCCGGTCATTCGCATTGACGACCCGGTTGCGGCCAGTTTCCTTTGCATAGTAAAGGCATTCGTCAGCCAATTCAAGCAGTCGTAAAAAGTGCTCAGCATGTTCGGGTATATTAGCCACTCCAGCAGAAAAAGTAATCGGCTCACCGATGGGACTAACTTCAGAAAACACATTTATTCTAATAGTATTTGTTAGTTCAGTCGCTTCCGGGAATTCAATTTCAGGTAAAAGTATCACAAATTCTTCACCGCCAAAACGATAGCACATTCCTTTGTCTTTTGTGTAATGCTTTAACTTTCCAGCTAAATATTTTAACACTTCATCTCCCATATTATGGCCATATGTATCATTGACTCTCTTGAATCGGTCAATATCTAAAATCACTAAGGAAAAGGGAACTTTTTGTTCCACAAGGACTCTGGCTTGCTCGTTTAGGGCTCTCCTATTTAAAAGGCCAGTGAGGGAATCCGTAGAAGATTCTTGTATAAAATGATTAACTTTATCCTGGAACCTGCTAAAGCTGTCAGTTAAAGCGAGATCCAGCTGAATTGCTTCATGATACCATGCACCGCTCTCTAGCGTTGAATGACCTTCTCTTTCTAATTGATGGGTCGCATAACTCGCTAATTTTTCAAGTGGTTGAGCAATTTTTGAAGCAAAATATAAAATAATCAGTGCAGATAATAGAATAAATGGGAGTGACTTTAAAATCATTTCCTTCAGCATCACTTTTGAGGAAGCCAGTGCGATTGCAGTGGGTCTTTGGGAAACGACTCCCCACTTCGTAAGAGGGACTGAGGCATAACCAGCCAGCATATCCTGATTTTTGCTGTTCAAGAGCCTCATACTGCCGCTATTTCCCTTCCTTAACTCTGCTATTACCCTGTTCTTTGTGACATACTCTCCCACACGGCCACGATCCAAGTGGTACAGCAGCATGCCTTCTTCATCGACGACATAAACGTATGAACCATCTTCATAAAAGTGTTGTCCCAATAAGTCATTCAAGATGTTTTCTTCTTTAAGATAAATACTTCCGCCAATCAACCCCATCACATGATTTGAGGCATCAAGGATCGGTGTAGATATAAAAACTACCAATCGTCCAGTTTGTGATTGGTAAGGCTTACTGATTGAAGGTTTACCTGCAGTTAACGTCTCAATTCCAACATCGTCTGTCAGCGGCTTTCCGATTAACTCTCGAATGCCTGAAGATGTTCCCCGGACAATTCCGCGGCTGTCTGCAATAATTACTGAACTTAACGAATCTGCTTGAACTACTAATCGTTCTGCTTCATGATTCAGTTTCGCAGCGTCAGCAGAACTTAATGAGAGAGACAGTTCATTCGCAGAATACGCTAGAGTTTTTTCGGTTCTTAAAAGAAAATCTTCTGTCGTTTTCGCTAACTTTTGCGCATAAGCAAAGTTTGTTTCTAACGTAGTTTTTTCAAGGGTTTGCTGATCAGCACGGTATCCGGCATATAGACTGCTTGCTAATGTTAATGTAATAGAAAGCCATGCGATGGCCAACAATAAATGCTTTAAGGATATCTTCATACCGAACACCGTCCTTCTAGCAAAGTAGTCATTATCTCTTAAGACTATTATACCAGTTCTCGACAAAAAACAACATATTTACTTACCTAATTTTCAAACTATTCTCGTTAACGAGGGTGATTTTCCCCATTGTTTTAAAAAGTTGGTAGCTGATACTTCTCCGCTAATAACTAGTGTGTCTTTTTGCTCGTCTGACAAATCGAATTGCACTGCGGAGATTCCGTCTGTCGGAATGAAGAGAACATCTTTTTCTAATCTTTTAGAAACGTGTTTTTCATCGTGAGCGTCCTTCATCGTCGTAAAGAGTGCTTCGTAAAGTCCCAATCCATTTCGGATAACTGTTTTTTTCTTATCTGCTGGATTGTGACTCAATTTCATACCAACAATCGGGCGGATTTCTCCATTTTCAGGCTCATTGAATACCCATAAAGGAAAATTGCTAAGCACTCCGCCATCTACGGTCACTGAGTTTCCTGCTAATGAATGCAGGATAACCGGTTCGAAAAAGAAAGGAATACTTGTGCTCATTCGTAACGCACGGGCAACAGGGAAAAAATCTGGTCTTAACCCGTACTCTCCTAGATCATCAGGCAGCACAATCAATTTTCCATTAGTTAAGTCAGATACAATAATTTTAAGGGAGCCTTCCGGCAGATCTGCAAATGTATAAACTCCTTTTTCTGCCAGGATGTCACTAAACCAATTTTCTAGTGCCGTTCCTTGATATAGCCCCATACGCCAATAAAGCTGCAGCCACTTCATAAATGGAATCGGGATAAATGTCTTTCTTGCATCTAGCAGTTCGGGAAAGTTTTGCTGCTGCATGATGTCTTCCATTTCAACCGCCGTGTATCCGGCTGCTAACATTGCAGCGACAATGGCTCCTGCACTCGTGCCGACAGTACGCTTAAACGTGTAGCCATTTTGTTCGAACACTTTACACGCGCCAACTAACGCAAGCCCCTTTAATCCCCCGCCTGAAAAGACGCCGTCAATTTCCATGCAATCTCCACCTTTCTGCAGCCATATAGCTTACTGTAAGAAACATCCCTTTCTTTTAGAACCAATTCATCCAATAAACCAAGCCCTCTAAATCAATTGTTGACTGTCTCACGTTAAGGTGTTATGATTATTAAGTTATAACCAGTTAGCTGATTCTTGAATACTGGCATTCTGCGGAATGTTTACCCATTATACGTATTCAAACTGGCGCGGCTATAGGGCCGCAAGGACGCAAAAGTAGGTAGGGTTTGCGTTGCTTATGTTAGGAAACAACTGCTGAACAACGACCGCGGCAATGATCGTTGTGAGTAAATACACAATTCTAGATGATAATAGAAGTAACATTTTCTGATATTCAATAATCGGCTATACAAAAAAACAAAGGGATGCCCCAACCGGGCATCCCTTTTCCAATTCCTCTATTCAGTTTTATCCCCTATTAACAATGCCAAAATGATCATACCGATAAATAGTGAGGCAAATAATGCGATCGTCACTTGATGGTTATTGGTTGCATCATATAATACTCCGATTAGTAACGGCAAAATTCCGCCGATAATGTATCCGCCTGTTTGCATCATCGCTGTCCAAGAATTAGTTTCTGCTGCATTCTCAGTTTCATCTAACGGCAGGACAAGTGCAATCGGGAACATGCCTCCTAACGGCACTCCCATTAGAAGCGCACCAACCCACAAAAACGGTACATGCCCTGTCGCAAACATTCCAACTGCAACTAACCCAATTAGGAGAATAAACAGCAGCCACATTTTTCTGCCGGGATAACGTTCCATCATAAGTGGAATTGTAATATTCAAAACAATTTGTACCGCCGTCATAAGACTGACCAGCGTACCCGCTTGCACAATTGTCATCCCTTTCGAAATTGCGATTGGCGCAAGCCAGATAACGATTGAGAAAAACGCTGCTGACTGCAAACCGAAGAAGAATAGGAATAACCACGCTTTGCTGTTTTTCCAAGGTGAACGGAATTCGCTTACTTTTTGTTTAGATGACTTTCCTGCTTGTTGATGTACGACTAGCTGATCAGTTGCAGAAGCGAGCCAAACTGCAATTCCTGCAAATGCCAGAACTGCCCAAATACTGAGCGCAAATGGGTAGGAGCCGGTCAATTCGTAGAAATATGCGGATAATCCCGTACTTGCAGTAGCTCCCGCTCCGAGACCGAAAGAATAAATTCCAATTACAGGACCAGCACGGTGAGGAAAGTTCTGCTTAATCATTGCTGAAAGTAATGGACCGGCGATGGCAATTGCAATCCCTACTCCAATAGAAGAAACTAGGAGCATTGTATACGTTGGTATGAAATCACGAAGTGCAGTCATTACACCAATGACTGCAACCATGAAAATCATCGTTGCATTCAAACCGAATCTCCTATTTAGCACTGGAGCCAATGAAGCAAACACGCCCATGCAGATGACGGGCAAGGCCGTCAGAAGGCTCACTTGTGCATTCGTCAATGACAGTTGC
Proteins encoded in this region:
- a CDS encoding sensor domain-containing diguanylate cyclase, with translation MKISLKHLLLAIAWLSITLTLASSLYAGYRADQQTLEKTTLETNFAYAQKLAKTTEDFLLRTEKTLAYSANELSLSLSSADAAKLNHEAERLVVQADSLSSVIIADSRGIVRGTSSGIRELIGKPLTDDVGIETLTAGKPSISKPYQSQTGRLVVFISTPILDASNHVMGLIGGSIYLKEENILNDLLGQHFYEDGSYVYVVDEEGMLLYHLDRGRVGEYVTKNRVIAELRKGNSGSMRLLNSKNQDMLAGYASVPLTKWGVVSQRPTAIALASSKVMLKEMILKSLPFILLSALIILYFASKIAQPLEKLASYATHQLEREGHSTLESGAWYHEAIQLDLALTDSFSRFQDKVNHFIQESSTDSLTGLLNRRALNEQARVLVEQKVPFSLVILDIDRFKRVNDTYGHNMGDEVLKYLAGKLKHYTKDKGMCYRFGGEEFVILLPEIEFPEATELTNTIRINVFSEVSPIGEPITFSAGVANIPEHAEHFLRLLELADECLYYAKETGRNRVVNANDRNHHM
- a CDS encoding patatin-like phospholipase family protein, with the translated sequence MEIDGVFSGGGLKGLALVGACKVFEQNGYTFKRTVGTSAGAIVAAMLAAGYTAVEMEDIMQQQNFPELLDARKTFIPIPFMKWLQLYWRMGLYQGTALENWFSDILAEKGVYTFADLPEGSLKIIVSDLTNGKLIVLPDDLGEYGLRPDFFPVARALRMSTSIPFFFEPVILHSLAGNSVTVDGGVLSNFPLWVFNEPENGEIRPIVGMKLSHNPADKKKTVIRNGLGLYEALFTTMKDAHDEKHVSKRLEKDVLFIPTDGISAVQFDLSDEQKDTLVISGEVSATNFLKQWGKSPSLTRIV
- a CDS encoding transposase, yielding MRALPFVGIDDFAFKKRLSYGTIFIDLETNKPLGLIPTRDSAEVTKWLLGHPEICLITRDGSRGYAKAVHDASPTIQQVADRWHVLHQLFEASKKAIYSCIPRKWNASSITEDKKVETTLAQESDSVPWNRSEERWQRIQQSQQLFSEGYRVATIARKLGVVRNTVYSDLNQTVPPYEERASPDTAYYPLVSSLVKDKMSSDQIEETCRSQGYTGSLDTLTGMITSARNRSAKLETPGLSFRQKTLRLLWNPDNEDVLEELQSFHPDFLSTFPLIKELSKLIHSFRSLIKEKAADQLPQWIENHKGFENKSIQSFFQGVKNDLDAILLGIRLHWSNGPTEGNVNRLKTLKRLMYGRAGFKVLEKRVLYHL
- a CDS encoding transposase family protein, encoding MELLTNLTLPFIEKDQLLYFKQTDDVIFLIIELRSSSSKCPKCQETSHRRHSRYTRLVKDLANADTPVEIQVITSKWFCENTECDARVFTERISWLQPYHRRTERLERVIETIGFSTSCLAAEKICRSLHIPVSHDTILRSIKNKSFTPEKPEGSPFCRN
- a CDS encoding YecA family protein, whose product is MIGRNDPCPCGSGKKYKKCCAGKEELTVEIVQAEELERTLQSFYDEYPKQKDFGDYREFAIQWKLPLSAAYSEEMIEAIALDEFFFHNRTDIWEGFARKQLKKAVRPSVIKVLESWTVPQTLLGQVVKTEESYLTVYDRLNNRTVLLRRESDKPVPEDVHLWCFTLPDGVDGVLAVSTLIFFPVDQSSVFDEFVTAFTNVDQDTETYMKNHSVNLWEQLAENGYKGEEFTDFEQGVLARIASFLEAHARKSDELLELIEDYLVEEQPNARKDVAIAAGAIRYGQEKGLFETLDFTVKAIADEFGVSPSSLNRYYNGITEYTETKMNE
- a CDS encoding MFS transporter; its protein translation is MNPNQLTTKKTVLLIFAIFAVSLNMRPAITSIGPLLDLIRGQLSLTNAQVSLLTALPVICMGVFASLAPVLNRRFGLNATMIFMVAVIGVMTALRDFIPTYTMLLVSSIGVGIAIAIAGPLLSAMIKQNFPHRAGPVIGIYSFGLGAGATASTGLSAYFYELTGSYPFALSIWAVLAFAGIAVWLASATDQLVVHQQAGKSSKQKVSEFRSPWKNSKAWLFLFFFGLQSAAFFSIVIWLAPIAISKGMTIVQAGTLVSLMTAVQIVLNITIPLMMERYPGRKMWLLFILLIGLVAVGMFATGHVPFLWVGALLMGVPLGGMFPIALVLPLDETENAAETNSWTAMMQTGGYIIGGILPLLIGVLYDATNNHQVTIALFASLFIGMIILALLIGDKTE